GTTGCGCTCGGACGAGCCGGTCACGATCGCGGTCCGTCCCGACGAGGGGGAGCGGGCCTGGCTGGTGTCCGTCTCGCCCGAGCCCGCGGTGACGGAGGAGGTCTCCGTTGCGGATACCCGGTGCGCTGCGGCGGACATCCAGCTGACAGGTGGCGCGGTGAGTCTCTACCTGCAGCTGTGGAACCGTGCCGCCGCGCACGCGGTACCCGAGTTGTGGCGAGAGCGCAGCCGCATCGTCTGGTGACCCTTCACACCCTTGACACCCTGTGTTTACAAAAGGAGACTGGGCGTCAAGAGAGTTTACAGATCGGCTCCATTTGTAAAGAGTCGGTCTGGACGAAGGATCCGGAGGCGCACCAATGACTGATCCCACGGCGGGCACCGTTCGCGACGGCACGACCGGCATCGACGGCGAGGAGTGGAAGGACGGCAAGAAGTACGCCTGGCTCCTGGGCATCGTCGTCCCGATCCTGCCGCTCCTCGGCATCATGGGGGCCACCGGCCTGGACTGGAAGTGGGCGCTCTGGATCGGGCCCATCGCGATCTTCGTGGTCATCGCCCTGCTCGACGTGCTGCTCGGCCTCGACGGCAAGAACCCGCCGGAGGAGATGATCGACGAGCTCGAGAACAACCGTTACTACCGCTGGGTGACCTACGCCTACCTGCCGTTCCAGTACGCCGGGCTCGCCGCCGTCATGTACTTCATCGCGGTGGGCAATCCGTTCGCGGCGGTCGCCGACCTGTTCGGCACCGTCCCCGGCGCCGGGATCTTCGACGAGGTCACGCTCTCCGTCTGGGACAAGATCGGCGTCGCGATCACCGCCGGCTGCGTCGCGGGCATCGGGATCAACACCGCGCACGAGCTGGGCCACAAGAAGGAGTCGGTCGAGCGCTGGCTCTCCAAGATCGCGCTCGCCCAGTCGTTCTACGGTCACTTCTACATCGAGCACAACCGGGGCCACCACGTCCGCGTGGCCACGCCTGAGGACCCGGCTTCCTCGCGGCTCGGGGAGACCTTCTACGAGTTCTGGCCGCGGACCGTGTCGGGCTCGCTGAAGTCGGCGTGGGAGCTCGAGGCCAAGCGCTACAAGCGCAAGGGCACGCACCCGTTCCACCTCGGCAACGAGGTGCTCAACGCCTGGGCCATGTCGGTCGTGCTCTTCGGTGGCCTGATCGCGTGGCTCGGCGTCGGCATCGCGCCGTACCTGCTGATCAACATCGTGTTCGGCTTCTCGCTGCTGGAGGTCGTCAACTACCTCGAGCACTACGGCATGCTGCGCCAGAAGGTCGGTCCCGAGGGCAAGCAGCGCTACGAGCGCGTCGCCCCGCGGCACTCGTGGAACTCCAACAACCGGGTGACCAACATCTTCCTGTACCACCTGCAGCGCCACTCGGACCACCACGCGAACCCCACCCGCCGCTACCAGGCCCTGCGCGACTTCGAAGAGGCCCCGGTGCTGCCGTGCGGCTACGCCGGCGCCATCGTCCTCGCGGTCATTCCGCCCGTCTGGCGACGCGTGATGGACAAGAAGGTGCTCTCCCACCTCGGCGGCGACATCACCCTCGCCAACATCCAGCCCCGCAAGAGGGCGTACTACTACGAGAAGTACGCCGCGGCGCCGCACGAGGTCGTGCCCGTCGCCGACGACGTCACTGCGCACTCCTTCGACAACGTCGAGGTCCTCGCGGCGAAGTGCCCGGGTTGCTCCTACGTCTACGAGGTCGCGGCAGGTGACGAGCACGAGGGCTGGGCCGCCGGCACGGCGTGGGCCGAGATCCCCGACACCTGGTGCTGCCCGGACTGCGGGGTGCGCGAGAAGGTCGACTTCATCGCGGTCGACCCGGAGACCCTGAAGGTCGACGCCCGCTGACCTGAGGCCCGGCAGCCGGAGGCTCAACGGCCGGACC
This genomic interval from Nocardioides cavernaquae contains the following:
- a CDS encoding fatty acid desaturase; translation: MTDPTAGTVRDGTTGIDGEEWKDGKKYAWLLGIVVPILPLLGIMGATGLDWKWALWIGPIAIFVVIALLDVLLGLDGKNPPEEMIDELENNRYYRWVTYAYLPFQYAGLAAVMYFIAVGNPFAAVADLFGTVPGAGIFDEVTLSVWDKIGVAITAGCVAGIGINTAHELGHKKESVERWLSKIALAQSFYGHFYIEHNRGHHVRVATPEDPASSRLGETFYEFWPRTVSGSLKSAWELEAKRYKRKGTHPFHLGNEVLNAWAMSVVLFGGLIAWLGVGIAPYLLINIVFGFSLLEVVNYLEHYGMLRQKVGPEGKQRYERVAPRHSWNSNNRVTNIFLYHLQRHSDHHANPTRRYQALRDFEEAPVLPCGYAGAIVLAVIPPVWRRVMDKKVLSHLGGDITLANIQPRKRAYYYEKYAAAPHEVVPVADDVTAHSFDNVEVLAAKCPGCSYVYEVAAGDEHEGWAAGTAWAEIPDTWCCPDCGVREKVDFIAVDPETLKVDAR